From the Salmo trutta chromosome 2, fSalTru1.1, whole genome shotgun sequence genome, one window contains:
- the LOC115152728 gene encoding butyrophilin subfamily 3 member A1-like isoform X2: METEDGNLDDLKGTWEDRCLEKKILDWAVELKNVSKVNCLSDEDIESLLRPSGKESRLASALPLLEFVAWSLLSHDSEEDISVLWLTSKQRACKTGNSIYIPNSAWQWILSVSVPIRLDPNTSHPLLAFSDDKLEVSRGSQRPNVTDHPCRFNSWHCVLGDRFFTSGHHYWEVEATPTGSWRLGLTTVTSSRRNRFEITPAKGYWTLWGYWTQNGSRQLFACNDQPIKLPSVNWVGIYLDYEEGQVSFYDVEKRSHIYTFSDTFKGGGGRSCVCLSGCLHKAQNCDTGEISATLETHISTPLDETPWVKPYRPRVKLVMYIQCIKMVD, translated from the exons ATGGAAACAGAGGATGGAAATTTGGATGATTTGAAAGGCACATGGGAAGATAGATGTTTGGAGAAGAAGATCCTGGACTGGGCAGTAGAGCTGAAGAATGTCTCAAAG GTGAATTGTCTGTCAGATGAAGACATTGAAAGTCTCCTGCGCCCCAGTGGGAAGGAGTCAAGGCTGGCCAGTGCTCTGCCATTGTTGGAATTTGTGGCTTGGTCTCTACTATCACATGACTCTGAG GAGGACATATCAGTGCTGTGGTTAACGTCCAAACAGAGGGCATGCAAGACTG GAAACTCCATATATATCCCCAATTCAG CATGGCAATGGATTCTCAGTGTTTCAG TCCCTATCCGCCTGGACCCCAACACTAGCCACCCTTTGCTGGCTTTCTCAGACGACAAGCTTGAGGTATCGAGAGGGAGCCAGAGGCCCAATGTCACAGACCACCCCTGTCGTTTTAACTCATGGCACTGCGTGCTTGGTGACAGATTCTTCACCTCAGGGCATCACTACTGGGAGGTGGAAGCAACCCCCACAGGGAGCTGGAGATTGGGATTAACCACTGTAACTTCCTCCAGGAGGAATCGGTTTGAGATAACCCCAGCAAAGGGCTACTGGACACTCTGGGGTTATTGGACCCAGAATGGGTCCCGGCAGCTCTTTGCCTGCAATGACCAACCAATCAAGCTTCCAAGTGTCAACTGGGTGGGCATCTATCTGGATTATGAAGAGGGCCAGGTGTCTTTCTATGATGTAGAGAAGAGGTCTCACATCTACACCTTCTCTGatacctttaaggggggggggggtcgttccTGTGTTTGCCTGTCTGGATGCCTACACAAAGCTCAAAATTGTGACACCGGAGAGATTTCAGCCACATTAGAGACACACATTAGTACTCCACTAGATGAAACTCCATGGGTAAAACCATATAGGCCTAGGGTAAAACTAgttatgtatatacagtgtataaaAATGGTTGATTGA
- the LOC115152739 gene encoding mitochondrial import inner membrane translocase subunit Tim21, with translation MVYSFILKVVKRNLHQYQTLSTQSVLRICKRMQNNLHLQKPSTATSRFNFYRTANRSPIVSDIFCTRSRSISVDTRLRSKGEEKDGGQVSVPRQGPSTAHKVKEAGKDFTYLIVVLIGLGVTGGLLYVVFQELFSSSSPNKVYSKAFNKTRLHPEVIGVFGEPIKCFGETSRRGRRQKISHVEYMKDGLKHMRLKFYIQGEEPGRQGTVHTESKENPETGKLEFRYIFVEVDTYPRRTIVIEDNR, from the exons ATGGTGTATTCTTTCATACTGAAAGTTGTGAAGCGCAATTTGCACCAATATCAAACACTGTCAACGCAATCCGTTCTGCGAATATGTAAACGCATGCAGAACAATTTGCACCTTCAGAAACCGTCTACTGCAACATCCAGATTCAATTTCTATAGGACTGCAAATCGCTCACCTATTGTGAGTGATATATTTTGTACACGGAGTCGAAGCATTTCTGTCGACACAAGATTGAGGAgtaaaggagaagagaaggaTGGTGGACAGGTGTCAGTACCGAGGCAAGGACCTTCTACTGCACATAAAG TAAAGGAAGCTGGCAAAGACTTTACCTACCTCATAGTGGTGCTGATTGGACTTGGAGTAACAG GTGGCTTGTTGTATGTGGTGTTCCAGGAGCTGTTTTCCTCCTCCAGCCCCAACAAGGTCTACAGCAAAGCATTCAACAAAACCAGGTTACACCCAGAG GTGATTGGAGTGTTCGGGGAGCCAATCAAGTGCTTCGGTGAAACATCCCGCCGAGGTAGAAGACAGAAAATCAG tCATGTGGAGTACATGAAGGATGGACTGAAGCACATGAGACTGAAGTTCTACATCCAGGGAGAAGAACCAGGCCGGCAGGGAACTGTGCACACAGAATCTAAAGAG AACCCTGAAACTGGAAAGTTAGAGTTCCGCTACATCTTTGTGGAAGTAGACACTTACCCCAGGAGAACCATTGTCATTGAGGATAACAGATAA
- the LOC115152728 gene encoding butyrophilin subfamily 3 member A1-like isoform X1 — protein sequence MSRKENWKKLKTPPPSSRSLILNLSKELNHLFSQFPKRAMETEDGNLDDLKGTWEDRCLEKKILDWAVELKNVSKVNCLSDEDIESLLRPSGKESRLASALPLLEFVAWSLLSHDSEEDISVLWLTSKQRACKTGNSIYIPNSAWQWILSVSVPIRLDPNTSHPLLAFSDDKLEVSRGSQRPNVTDHPCRFNSWHCVLGDRFFTSGHHYWEVEATPTGSWRLGLTTVTSSRRNRFEITPAKGYWTLWGYWTQNGSRQLFACNDQPIKLPSVNWVGIYLDYEEGQVSFYDVEKRSHIYTFSDTFKGGGGRSCVCLSGCLHKAQNCDTGEISATLETHISTPLDETPWVKPYRPRVKLVMYIQCIKMVD from the exons ATGTCCAGAAAAGAAAATTGGAAAAAGCTGAAAACTCCACCACCGAGCAGCAGGAGTCTCATCCTAAATTTATCCAAGGAGTTGAACCA CTTATTCTCTCAGTTCCCGAAGCGAGCCATGGAAACAGAGGATGGAAATTTGGATGATTTGAAAGGCACATGGGAAGATAGATGTTTGGAGAAGAAGATCCTGGACTGGGCAGTAGAGCTGAAGAATGTCTCAAAG GTGAATTGTCTGTCAGATGAAGACATTGAAAGTCTCCTGCGCCCCAGTGGGAAGGAGTCAAGGCTGGCCAGTGCTCTGCCATTGTTGGAATTTGTGGCTTGGTCTCTACTATCACATGACTCTGAG GAGGACATATCAGTGCTGTGGTTAACGTCCAAACAGAGGGCATGCAAGACTG GAAACTCCATATATATCCCCAATTCAG CATGGCAATGGATTCTCAGTGTTTCAG TCCCTATCCGCCTGGACCCCAACACTAGCCACCCTTTGCTGGCTTTCTCAGACGACAAGCTTGAGGTATCGAGAGGGAGCCAGAGGCCCAATGTCACAGACCACCCCTGTCGTTTTAACTCATGGCACTGCGTGCTTGGTGACAGATTCTTCACCTCAGGGCATCACTACTGGGAGGTGGAAGCAACCCCCACAGGGAGCTGGAGATTGGGATTAACCACTGTAACTTCCTCCAGGAGGAATCGGTTTGAGATAACCCCAGCAAAGGGCTACTGGACACTCTGGGGTTATTGGACCCAGAATGGGTCCCGGCAGCTCTTTGCCTGCAATGACCAACCAATCAAGCTTCCAAGTGTCAACTGGGTGGGCATCTATCTGGATTATGAAGAGGGCCAGGTGTCTTTCTATGATGTAGAGAAGAGGTCTCACATCTACACCTTCTCTGatacctttaaggggggggggggtcgttccTGTGTTTGCCTGTCTGGATGCCTACACAAAGCTCAAAATTGTGACACCGGAGAGATTTCAGCCACATTAGAGACACACATTAGTACTCCACTAGATGAAACTCCATGGGTAAAACCATATAGGCCTAGGGTAAAACTAgttatgtatatacagtgtataaaAATGGTTGATTGA